A segment of the Bradyrhizobium sp. CCBAU 53340 genome:
GCCAACCTCACCCAGCGCAGCAATTTCTGGAAGCTCCGCGAGGAGATGTCGGCGGCGCAGAAGCCCGAGGGCGGCTCGATCAAGCACGACATCTCGGTGCCCGTCGCCGCGGTGCCTGCGTTCATCGAGGAAGCGAACGCCGCTGTGGTGAAGCTGATCCCGGGTGCGCGGCCGGTGCCGTTCGGCCATCTCGGCGACGGCAATCTGCATTACAATGTCAGCCAGCCGATCGGCGCCAATACCGCGGATTTCCTCGCGGGCTGGCACGAGATGAACGCTGTCGTGTTCGAGATCGTCTTGCGCATGGGCGGCTCGATCTCGGCCGAGCATGGCATCGGCGTGCTCAAGCGCGACGAGCTGCCTGAGGTGAAGGACAAGACCGCGATCGAGCTGATGCGGTCGATCAAGGCGATGCTCGATCCGCTGGGCATCATGAATCCGGGGAAAGTGCTGTAGGCATGTCCGCTCTCAAGATCGATGCGATCAACGATACCGATGTCGAGCTGGTGGTGACGCTGTGGCAGCGCTGCGGCCTGACACGCCCTTGGAACGATCCGCATGCCGATATCGCGCTGGCACGGCGGCGCGAGAACTCGACGGTGCTTGTCGGCCGCGACAACGGCGCGATCGTGGCGACCGTCATGGTCGGCCATGACGGTCATCGCGGCTGGGTCTATTACGTCGCGGTCGACCCCGATGGCCGCAAGCGCGGCTATGGCCGCGCGATCATGGCGGCGGCGGAGGACTGGCTGCGCGCCGCCGGCATAGCCAAGCTGCAGCTGCTGGTCCGCCGCGAGAATGCGCAGGCCAGTGCGTTCTACCAGTCGCTGGCGTTCGAGGAATCGACCTCGGTGATGTTCCAGAAGTGGCTCGACGGCCGCGAACACTGAAAGACAGCAATGACCATTTCCGATCGCGTTCGCATCAAGGACGTCCGCGTGCTCTCGAACGGCTGGACCACGCTGAAGAGCACCACGTTCGACTACCGCCGCGGCAATGGCGAATGGCAGACGCAGAAGCGCGAGACCTATGAGCGCGACAACGCCGCCGCTATCCTGCCCTACAATCGCGTCGGGCGCAGCGTGATCCTGGTGCGCCAGTTCCGCCTGCCCGCTTTCATCCGCGGCTACGACGATCTGCTGATCGAAGCGGCCGCCGGCGTGCTGGACAATGCTTCGCCGGAGGAGCGTATCCGTGCCGAGGCCGAGGAAGAGACCGGCTATCGGCTGCACGACGTGCACAAAGTGTTCGAAGCCTTCATGAGCCCGGGCGCCATCACCGAGAAGCTGCATTTCTTCGTCGCCGAGTATGAGCCGCACATGCGGGTTGGCGACGGCGGCGGCCTCGAGCACGAGGGCGAGGACATCGAGGTGCTGGAGCTCGGCATCGACGAGGCGCTGGCGATGATCGCCGACGGCAGGATCATCGACGCCAAGGCGATCATGCTGCTGCAGTATGTGGCGCTGCACGTGTTCAGGTAGGCGTGCTGTTCACCCTCCCCTGGAGGGGGAGGGTCGATCGCGCGCAGCGCGAGCGGGGTGGGGTGATCTCTCCACTCGGGCACTGTTGGATGCGAAGAGACCGTCACCCCACCCCATCTCTCATTTCGCTACGCTCAATGTGAGCCGACCCACGGGCGAGCTACGCTCGTCCCGGACCCCTCCAGGGGAGGGTAAGAGGCGTTCGCCGCGCGGCACCATCCTCATCTGCAATTCAGACCTGCGCCGCCGCTCCCCCGGTTGAGCAACCTCAAAACTATCTCTAGTCTGGCGCTAACCAAGAACCAGGAGACGCGCCCATGTCCGCTGATGAGTCCGCTCCGCGCGACGACGAATTCGGCTTTGCGCCCGATTATGATTCCCCCATCCCCTATATGCAGCGCACGCGGGATTATTACAGCGCGATCGGCTACACCACGCCGTATCGCTGGGCGCATTACA
Coding sequences within it:
- a CDS encoding GNAT family acetyltransferase → MSALKIDAINDTDVELVVTLWQRCGLTRPWNDPHADIALARRRENSTVLVGRDNGAIVATVMVGHDGHRGWVYYVAVDPDGRKRGYGRAIMAAAEDWLRAAGIAKLQLLVRRENAQASAFYQSLAFEESTSVMFQKWLDGREH
- a CDS encoding NUDIX domain-containing protein; the protein is MTISDRVRIKDVRVLSNGWTTLKSTTFDYRRGNGEWQTQKRETYERDNAAAILPYNRVGRSVILVRQFRLPAFIRGYDDLLIEAAAGVLDNASPEERIRAEAEEETGYRLHDVHKVFEAFMSPGAITEKLHFFVAEYEPHMRVGDGGGLEHEGEDIEVLELGIDEALAMIADGRIIDAKAIMLLQYVALHVFR